Genomic segment of Triticum aestivum cultivar Chinese Spring chromosome 6A, IWGSC CS RefSeq v2.1, whole genome shotgun sequence:
GCCATACCACAAGAGAGAATTTCACGACAGCGAATCCCACGCACAACGTCCACAAACACACGCATCAGAACAACGGGCGCACAGAATTGCAGACGAAGAAACTAGATCCCAGATCGGAGGGAGGTGCGGGGAGCGAAGAAGTACCTGCGGAGGACCAAATCAGCCGGACCCGACGATGATGTTGTTGATGGGGATGAAGATGAGCTTGACGAAGAACCCGACGAAGCCCATGACGACGAACCCGATGGCCGTCCGAATGGCCACCTTGGTGAACTCTACACACGCCAGAAAACCATACGGCGTCAGATCTGGGCCGGAGCTAAGACCACCGCGTCGGCGGATCCGATGCGCCGTGTCCTTACCCTTTCGGTCGGGCTTGTGGCAGCGCTTGACGAGGCGGACGCTGTCCTTGGCGAACTCCCGGAGCGGGTCGACCACGGAGTCCACGGCGTCCATGGCTGGCTgcggcgcggggaggagggagatctcgccggagaGGTGGGAGCAGAAGGTGGAGGTGGGTTTGCTCGTGTCTGACGATGTGGATGGACGATGCGTGtttaatgagacaagtctgctgcTTTCTTAGATGGGCCTCCTGGGCTTGCAGACTGAAGAAAACGGACCAATTTGGGCTTCAGTGGGCCCAATTGCTTGCAGACTGAAGAAAATGGACCAACTTTCGACTATCGCATTACTATTTGGGCTTCAGTGAGCCCAATTTTATTGTGTATCTATATCTGGGTTCCTGTCCCTAAAAAAAAGACTGGGTTCCCTTGGAAATGACGATATTCCGGGGAGCCCAAGCACTTGTCACGTATTGGCACCTTAACAAACGTAGCGGTTACGGAAGTTGGATTTTTGTCTTCGCGGATGTGTTCATGCAGATATGATGAGTTCGTAGTAGTGCCTGGTAGTTTTGTTGTGGTTTGGTGTGCTTATCTAACATCTTGGTGAAGATTTTGTGGTTTGATGACCTACATTACATTACTAGGGGTCGTCCGCGGCACAAGCACGTTCCACACTCACAACTTCCCATGTTTTTAGATGGTGGGCGGCTCACAGAGCTTCAAAAACCATTCAAGGTAGTCAAGTTCATGCAAGTATACAGATAGCGGTGTCGCGACTTCAGACTGGCGGCGTTATCTTTACTGAAGCATGGGTAGTAATTCATGTTGCAAGGACTGTCACCACAAAGAataagcttcaaaagatttcattgtaattcttaaaaAGCATGAGCCATTATGTAATTTCTTGGGATTATGATCCAAAGCATTTGTACTCGTAATGGGTGTCAAGTTTGAATAAAATTACACGTGGCTCTAGAAAAGGTCATGCGCTTAGTGGGCCGGTCCATGCTTTGTTTTTTAATTTTCTTTAGGATTTTATTATTTTAGAGAAAACATgacatatttatttatttttctaataaaaattcaaaaatttctgCAAAATCTGGAAATTTCTTTTAAaaacaacattttttaaaatgtgaaTATTTTATGAAAACCAAACATTTGTTATTTTCTTGAAAATTCTAAATGCcaacatttttattttctttaagaATACTTAATAAACCTTTTTTATAAACAAATAataaatctatacctactaataaaagaaacatGTATTATTAGTCTGTCATGTTATTTTATAGAAAACCTCCTGATGTTTCTAACATTAAACCCCcagtacatatcaaatgttttttaGAATACTCATACCTTCTAAACCATAAATCTAAATTtaacataatatatatatatataatttgattagaaaaatatatagaatATGAATATAATGTTATTTAACCTGTTAACCACTAAAAATACTATCTATGGTGCAATCTCAATCAATAGTGCATTATTCGTCTTTCTTTCATATCGGTACTGATCCGGACTGTAGATGAACATCTCAGCAAAATCAGGATTGAAGACAAATTTGTAGATCACTTGTTTGTTTCTTTGTACgtattaaatctacatgcaagccATGTTTAAATAGAAGACATGTGGAATCTTGAACTTGTGCTTTTGTAGGCAAAGATCATCTTTGTTTGGGCCGTAGCTACAAATACTCAGATTATAGACCATTTTTTTTTAATTAAGAGAGTGTGGTATTTTTTACTCCCCTTGCAACGCAGGGACCCTTTTGCTAGTAAATCTAAAATACCGGTAAGGGAAAATAGAACGAAGAAAACCAAAGAACAACCCAGACCAAGACCTCTAGAAGGTTCCTCGTGAAAATCCTGGCTAAATAGGGCGGCCCTTTCAGTTGCTTGGTTTTTAGCCCTGTGAGATTGGCTAAATGGGCtggcaactctgttgcttggtctTTAGCGAAGCCCGAGTGGGTCGGGCTAAACCTTTCGCCCGCTTATGGGTATGTTTTTAGTAGACAAGTTGAACATGTTTCGTCCCCTAAAAAAAGTTGAACATGTTTCATATACACGtcaaatattttccgaatacacaGCAAATGTTTATCCGAATACATgtcgaacattttttaaatagacactgaacattttttaatacacaatgAATATTTTAAACACACGATGAATATTTTTTGTGAGACGTGTGGACATTTCGTAAGTGTGTATGAACATTTGATTTAAATGTAGCAATTTTTCTATGTGTTATGAACATTTATTTTAATGTCACAGGCAATTGCTTGGATGGTGCAAACATTTTTGACGAATTATGTGAGCAATGTTTTACATTTTCATGAGCATACTTAGAACATGTCAAGACCATATTTTTAAACGGGCAGACAGCTTAAAATGACAAGAACACTCTTTTGAATGGCATGCGTTTttttaataaaattgcataaagaAATTTTAACATTTCAAGAATATTTTTACACAGCAAACGTTATTGAAAATGTATTCAAAGCAAGCGTATGAAAAATAGTGAACATAACTATTAATGGGCCGACCTAGCACACATGATCCTTAAGGCGGCGTAAACGCGCGAGGCCGACACTACGTTGCTCAGAGCGACAAATAGGAAATGTCGATATTATCGATGTTtcctattgttgttgttgttgttgttgttgttgttgttgtatgaaTAATAAATTGACCCTGAGGATTTCTTGCAAGAACAAATCAAATAATGAGTAAATTAGCCCGAGGGCTTTCCCCAAAAAATCTATGTTTTGACTTTATCGTAGCTGCAACCTGCTTATTACCCCATGTTAGCAATGTGGACTCAACTGGATATTTTTTGATTCGTAATGGCTTGATCTTGGTATCAAACATTGGGTGCAACTTGTTGGGGGAAGAACAAGACTCGATCCAGTGCAGAGAGATGAGAAGTCATACATAGCCGATCATGCCTTCAATTACTACACGGCTATGCAGCAGGGAGACGATCATGCGTGCAATTAAATGCTCATGCTTTTAACTCGTCAAAAATGTGAGAAGTTTAAATTGGAAGTGACTAAGGGCGCGTTCGGACTCCCTCCGCTCCGCGTCGGAGCGGAGTGGCGATCCAGTTATAAATCGGGGAGCTGGTAAAAGGGCGCTCCACCCGCTCCGCTCCGCGGAGAGCCGCTGAACAGGCGCTAAATCTCAAGTGTCTGGGAAAATGATACATGTTGGTTATTTTTTTACTGTTCGTTGGACCTGCATCCAACAGTTCGCAAGTAGTCTTCTTGCTCGCAACCAACTTCTTCATGAAGCCATGATCCGATCCAACCCTCGCATACCCTTCGACTTGCCTCGCCCCATACGCCTACCCCACCGACTCACCGCTCCACACTCCAAACCCTCTGACCTCATGTTTCGGCTCGACAGCCTCCATACCCGCACTATTCAATCTGCTTCCTCGCCTCTACCTCATACGTCATAGCTCGCTAGTGCTCCCGGCATTTTCCTCATCTTCGA
This window contains:
- the LOC123132504 gene encoding protein transport protein Sec61 subunit gamma translates to MDAVDSVVDPLREFAKDSVRLVKRCHKPDRKEFTKVAIRTAIGFVVMGFVGFFVKLIFIPINNIIVGSG